A region of the Brevinema andersonii genome:
TGATAAACCATTTTTATATTTCTGATTCTAACATTTATTAGCAAAAAGTTTAGGTTATTGTTGTAAGAGTAAACATTTATTCTAGATAGAAAATAGTTAACTCTTGAAATTAACTATGATTAATGTGGATACTTGTTTTTGTTGATAAAAGATTGAGTTAAAATTTAAAATATGATATATTTGATATTTAGAAAAAATTAATTTATAATTTGTAAGCTTAATTTGGGGATTGAGGAGGATTTATGAAGTATTATATGGCTTTCTCCTTCTTTTTATTGTTCAGTGTTCCATTGTTCAGTCAACAAACAGCCCCGCTTTCTTTAAAAGCTCAGAAAATCCAAGCAGAACTTGAAAATGAAAGTCTGCCTGAGCTTCCAAATACGGAAAAAGTTGCAGAAAACTCTGAAATCAAACAAGAAATCCCTGATTCTTTAAATATTGATTCTCAGGAAGTTGTCAAAAAAAGCCGAACCGTACCTAACGAAGGAAAACCTTTTTTTACATTGTCGGGTGGCCTTGCCCCATATCAGGCAAACTTAGGCATTTTAAAATATTTTATTCCAGAATGGTGGGGACAAATCGAAATCGGTATGACTATTTTTCCCAATGTGCCTGTTAACGATTATTATACTGCTATACAATTTTTTAAACCTTATATAGCATTAAAAATTATTACCGGTTATTCATTTTTTACAAAAAAACAATTTGAAATGTCTCTGTTTGTGCAAGCGCAAGCTGCATTTATCGGTACCACGGAAATTCCTATTATTCCTGCAGCTGGATTTCGGTTTACAATCAGCTTTTTCTGGCTTGATGTAGCGGTTGGCTATGCGGTAACGGTTGGGGGTACGTTAAGTCCTATATTTAGCGGTGTACAACCTGTAATTGCCTTAGGATTCCGTTTCTGACGTTATGGAGGATCAATTATTATGAGTGAAGGATTGTTTTATAATGTAACTTTTTCTGTCTTTCTTTTACTCCCTTTTATAGTTTTTTTAGGGTTGGTTTTTGGTAAAGTAAAAGCTCCTTATGGTCGTTATACAACTCCGGCATGGGGTCCTATCATTCCTGCTAAATTGGGATGGATCATTATGGAAGCACCGTCTTCTATTTTGTTTCTGGTGTTTTTTTTGCTGGCACCAAGTTTGACACCAGGACAGATAGCCCTTTTTTTTATTTGGCAATTTCATTATTTTTATCGAAGCTTTATTTATCCTTTTCTGTCGCAGCACAGTAAGGGAATGGCTGTAGTATTAATGTTTTCAGCGTTAATATTTCAAGTTTTTAATACATACTTCCAAGCTCGCTGGATCTATAAGTTTGCACCTCCTGATTTTTACGGAGATGGCTATTTGACGTCTTGGCAATTTATTTTGGGATTGGCAATATTTTTGTTGGGTACTTTTATCAATCGTCAGTCTGATACTATCTTAAGGCATTTACGTTCATCTTCGGATAATAAATCGTATAAAATTCCATATGGAGGCTTATTTCGCTTGGTTTCGTGTCCTAATTATCTTGGTGAAATTATTATTTGGTTAGGATGGGCTATAATGTTAAAATCTTGGGTTGGTTTTGCATTTTTCTTATGGACTGTTAGTAATCTTGTCCCTCGCGCGATGATGAATCATCAATGGTATCTGGAACGATTTCCTAATTATCCGAAAGATCGAAAAGTATTAATTCCCCATATTTTTTGAAAAATATGGGGAATTAATACTTAACAAAAAAGAAAAAGGAGGTTATAGTGCGCAACCGACTATAAAGATATTGCATCGCATATATTTTGGTTTTGATGGAAGAAAAGATCTTTATCAAGAGTATCTAGAAACATGGAAAGACCAACTACCTAACTATGAAATTAAATTATGGAGTGCTAAAAATTTGCCGTTGGATATAATTATTTTACTTGCACAATGGCTTCTCAAAAAAACGGTGCATTTCTAAGCGATTATTTTCGTTGGTGGGTATTACGTGAATATGGAGGGATTTATTTAGATGCTGATATAGAAATAGTTAATGGAGAAAAATTTAATCAGGTAGTAGAAGAATTAGAACAAGGCCAACATCATAGTTTCATGGGATTTTCAGGTAATGGATTGCCCACATATGACTGGATTGCAGAATCTGTTGGCTCGAAAAAAACTCTCCTTTATCAGTGTTTGTGTGTAGTTTATATGATAATATGGGACCTTTATCTTATTTGGATAAGCATTCTATTACAGCTCCAAATTTATTAGCTTGCTACTTTGCATACCATGGTTATTTTATTGAAAATAATGGTAAATATTCGGGAGAGGTCGATAAAATTATCGATATTTTGGGAGTCTGAATATATCCAAAAGAATATTTTCATCCGGTAGAAATTTATCCCTATCCTTTAATTGAGAAACTAGGGATAAATCTTTGTGCACCGAATGTCACTGAAAATACATGCCTTTGTCATCATGCTTCTTCTTCATGGTTGCCAGAAACGCATATTTCGCATCAAAGGTTCCGGAAAGTGTTGGAAAAAAGACCTATGTTTGCTGATTATTATAAGAGTTTAGAGGAAGTAGAACAAGCTGCACGTGAAACAGAAATTTTTTTTAGCGATGGCATGACAAAAAGATTTTCTTTTATGAAAGCACTTTTGCAAAAAATGAAGAGGTTGACGAAAATCTAAAAAT
Encoded here:
- a CDS encoding DUF1295 domain-containing protein, whose protein sequence is MSEGLFYNVTFSVFLLLPFIVFLGLVFGKVKAPYGRYTTPAWGPIIPAKLGWIIMEAPSSILFLVFFLLAPSLTPGQIALFFIWQFHYFYRSFIYPFLSQHSKGMAVVLMFSALIFQVFNTYFQARWIYKFAPPDFYGDGYLTSWQFILGLAIFLLGTFINRQSDTILRHLRSSSDNKSYKIPYGGLFRLVSCPNYLGEIIIWLGWAIMLKSWVGFAFFLWTVSNLVPRAMMNHQWYLERFPNYPKDRKVLIPHIF
- a CDS encoding glycosyltransferase, with protein sequence MASQKNGAFLSDYFRWWVLREYGGIYLDADIEIVNGEKFNQVVEELEQGQHHSFMGFSGNGLPTYDWIAESVGSKKTLLYQCLCVVYMIIWDLYLIWISILLQLQIY